The following are from one region of the Mycobacterium sp. 050128 genome:
- a CDS encoding type IV secretory system conjugative DNA transfer family protein encodes MAIANSTDGFRPPVTPFAGWTRDGHGRLVPLETAPHVGGFAPPGTGKTRRWLAQSAVLWPGPAFVSSSKDDLMQMVASRRYGPTALLDLRPITAPYYPKDYVSYRFDPTALITSLNDAIATAQSLLSTSAIALSGSAFRQGSDPGPWDQLALAPLVCLLYAASPEGTGQGMEWTLEASENVEVGHRHDAYQTSWKPGWASAAAWTADPLFEARVRAVLEMEPKQRDSVKMTVTKVLTAWLLTTKRDRKFPSLDLSFFDGADATLFLLTPADGTVAAQAIVLMDQLINRQRMKVAQWEEFHRIGLFLDEITNTPIPRLPQYLAESRGLGCSICFAAQAGSQLDAIYGPLQGKAIRDVTPAAMIMYGSHERDIMESAAFWSGKATRSHQSYDHNSDNKSTSRHFGNALEPAELLPRNIGEARLIPRGAPGEMVELIDWDEFITYLDELRAARRRRVAS; translated from the coding sequence ATGGCAATTGCGAACAGCACTGACGGATTTCGGCCACCGGTAACCCCTTTCGCCGGATGGACGCGAGACGGTCACGGGCGGCTGGTTCCCTTGGAAACGGCGCCCCACGTCGGTGGGTTCGCGCCGCCGGGAACCGGCAAAACACGCCGCTGGCTGGCCCAGTCCGCGGTGCTGTGGCCCGGCCCCGCGTTTGTGTCATCCAGTAAAGACGACCTGATGCAAATGGTGGCGTCGCGCCGCTACGGCCCTACAGCGCTGTTGGACCTGCGCCCGATCACTGCGCCCTACTATCCCAAAGACTATGTCTCGTACCGCTTTGACCCCACAGCGCTGATCACCAGCCTCAACGACGCTATAGCAACAGCCCAAAGCCTGCTGAGCACATCAGCAATTGCCCTGTCCGGCAGCGCATTTCGCCAGGGCTCCGATCCTGGGCCGTGGGATCAGCTAGCGCTTGCACCGCTGGTGTGCCTGCTGTACGCGGCCAGCCCAGAGGGCACCGGGCAGGGGATGGAGTGGACCCTTGAAGCCTCAGAAAACGTCGAAGTCGGCCATCGTCACGACGCTTACCAAACGTCATGGAAACCCGGATGGGCCAGCGCCGCCGCGTGGACGGCTGACCCGCTGTTCGAGGCGCGAGTGCGCGCCGTGCTGGAAATGGAACCTAAGCAACGCGATTCGGTGAAAATGACCGTGACCAAAGTTCTCACCGCCTGGCTGCTTACAACCAAACGCGACCGCAAGTTCCCGTCGCTGGACTTGTCGTTCTTCGACGGCGCAGACGCCACGCTGTTCCTCCTGACCCCTGCTGATGGAACGGTCGCTGCGCAAGCAATTGTGTTGATGGATCAGCTGATCAATCGGCAACGTATGAAAGTGGCGCAGTGGGAGGAATTTCACCGCATCGGGCTGTTCCTCGACGAGATCACCAACACTCCGATTCCTCGGCTTCCCCAGTATTTGGCCGAATCGCGTGGGCTCGGATGTTCTATTTGCTTTGCGGCGCAGGCCGGTTCGCAACTCGATGCCATTTATGGCCCGTTGCAAGGCAAGGCCATCCGAGATGTCACTCCCGCGGCGATGATCATGTACGGCTCCCACGAGCGCGATATCATGGAATCGGCCGCATTCTGGTCAGGCAAAGCAACACGCAGCCACCAAAGCTACGATCACAACTCGGATAACAAAAGCACCAGCCGCCACTTCGGGAATGCCTTGGAGCCAGCGGAGTTGCTGCCCCGCAACATCGGGGAGGCCCGGCTGATCCCCAGGGGCGCGCCAGGCGAGATGGTAGAGCTGATCGATTGGGACGAGTTCATCACATACCTCGACGAGCTGCGCGCCGCTCGCCGGCGGCGTGTAGCATCTTAA